Proteins encoded by one window of Chitinophagales bacterium:
- the tsaB gene encoding tRNA (adenosine(37)-N6)-threonylcarbamoyltransferase complex dimerization subunit type 1 TsaB, producing MSALAAPQPVMMQDTGWQTQHHLSSGSANNNLMAAPLLLHIETSSPVCSVALSLGSSLLSLKETTEHANHAAMLIVMIEQVLQEAKYDAKMLDAIVLSAGPGSYTGLRIGTATAKGMCYALNKPLIAVDSLQALANGMRANVGERKCIYCPTIDARRNEIYYGLYSHNVDIIRPPVNHILAPGFLSDMQGDEKILIGGSGATKCRQFVSVHRPEFDEITTPSAKWMIQWGDRMFASAAFTDPIYFEPHYIKPAFVTSAKKIL from the coding sequence ATGTCAGCACTTGCTGCACCGCAGCCTGTTATGATGCAGGATACCGGTTGGCAGACACAGCACCATCTCTCCTCCGGTTCCGCTAACAACAATCTTATGGCTGCTCCATTGCTGCTTCATATTGAAACATCATCTCCGGTTTGCTCCGTAGCATTGAGCCTTGGTAGTTCCCTGCTTTCGCTGAAGGAAACAACGGAGCATGCAAATCATGCAGCAATGCTGATAGTCATGATTGAACAGGTTTTGCAGGAAGCGAAATACGATGCCAAAATGCTGGATGCAATTGTACTCAGCGCAGGCCCGGGCTCTTATACCGGACTTCGGATTGGCACTGCCACCGCCAAGGGTATGTGCTATGCATTGAATAAGCCCCTGATTGCTGTGGATTCATTGCAGGCATTAGCAAACGGGATGCGTGCAAATGTCGGTGAACGGAAGTGCATTTATTGTCCAACCATTGATGCAAGAAGGAATGAGATTTACTATGGATTGTATTCGCACAATGTGGACATCATTCGTCCTCCTGTAAATCACATTTTAGCGCCCGGATTCTTAAGTGATATGCAGGGTGATGAAAAAATATTAATAGGCGGCAGCGGCGCCACAAAATGCCGGCAATTTGTATCGGTGCATCGCCCGGAGTTTGATGAAATTACAACGCCTTCCGCCAAATGGATGATCCAATGGGGTGATAGAATGTTTGCCAGTGCAGCCTTCACGGATCCCATATATTTTGAACCCCACTATATAAAGCCGGCTTTTGTCACTTCGGCAAAGAAGATATTATGA
- a CDS encoding metalloregulator ArsR/SmtB family transcription factor — MAKTVPELTLVSKNGSSKAPIKIDYSALKKAAGVLRAVNHKLRQSMIKLLEDHGKMTVTEIYVKLRLEQSVASQHLAILRNAEVVQTEREGKFIYYSLNEDRIAELADLVEELAN; from the coding sequence ATGGCTAAAACAGTTCCTGAACTTACCCTCGTTTCAAAAAACGGAAGTTCAAAAGCACCTATCAAAATAGATTACAGCGCCCTGAAAAAGGCTGCCGGTGTGTTACGTGCGGTGAATCATAAACTTCGCCAATCAATGATCAAGCTGCTGGAAGATCACGGAAAAATGACAGTGACGGAGATCTACGTGAAATTGCGGCTTGAGCAATCAGTGGCTTCACAACACCTTGCCATACTCCGGAATGCGGAAGTTGTTCAGACAGAACGCGAAGGCAAGTTTATTTACTATTCTCTGAATGAGGATCGTATTGCAGAACTTGCTGATCTGGTTGAAGAACTCGCAAATTAA
- a CDS encoding metalloregulator ArsR/SmtB family transcription factor, with product MAETLLLDYALAKKGLSRIKALAHPLRLSIITFIDKNGEINVNKIYRSLRLEQSITSQHLKILRTAELVKYRRDGKRIFYSIHYANVKQLMNIVRKFESKK from the coding sequence ATGGCTGAAACATTATTGCTTGATTATGCATTGGCAAAAAAGGGATTGAGCCGGATTAAAGCGCTCGCTCATCCATTACGTCTTTCTATTATCACTTTTATTGATAAGAATGGTGAGATCAATGTAAATAAGATTTACCGTTCTCTGCGACTGGAACAATCTATTACATCACAACATCTGAAAATACTGCGTACCGCTGAACTGGTAAAGTACCGTCGCGATGGCAAACGCATTTTCTATTCGATTCACTATGCTAACGTGAAACAACTGATGAATATCGTTAGAAAGTTTGAGTCGAAAAAGTAA
- a CDS encoding MBL fold metallo-hydrolase → MKVEQLYTNCLSEAAYFIESNGEAAVIDPLRDYQSYIDLAAQKGVAIKYIFETHFHADFVSGHIDLSKKTGAPIVYGPETTTSYPVIVAANHQRFKIGAIDIEVIHTPGHTPESTCYLLRDESGEPYCIFSGDTLFVGDVGRPDLFGAAISKEELASRMYDSLNEVKKLPDHVIVYPAHGPGSSCGKNIGKETWSTIGQQKKLNYALQDISREDFIKAITTGLSRPPQYFPLNAKINKQGYAPLDDILHKSMRPLSPEAFMHEMEKGTLVIDTRHESVFEKGFVPGSVFIGLNGRFAEWVGTLVNIDEPVLLVTEPGKEKEAIIRMSRVGYDNVIGFLEGGFDNWKNKGNACDMVISIDAEEFNLDYKHDSINVVDVRKESEYENGHVEGAVNVVLQQFDEQLSKLADKEDLYIHCQAGYRSMIAASLLKRNGIHSLKNILGGWQAIAKTDIPVELPKFSVS, encoded by the coding sequence ATGAAAGTAGAACAACTTTACACGAATTGCCTTTCAGAGGCCGCCTATTTCATAGAGTCAAACGGTGAAGCGGCAGTAATTGACCCTCTTCGGGACTATCAGAGCTATATTGACCTGGCAGCGCAAAAAGGCGTGGCTATCAAATATATCTTTGAAACGCACTTTCATGCTGATTTTGTTTCAGGCCACATTGATCTTTCTAAGAAAACCGGTGCTCCAATTGTCTACGGACCCGAGACCACCACGAGTTATCCTGTTATTGTTGCGGCAAACCATCAGCGGTTTAAGATAGGCGCCATTGACATCGAAGTAATACATACGCCGGGGCATACGCCGGAATCAACCTGCTACTTGCTTCGGGATGAATCAGGAGAACCCTACTGTATCTTTTCCGGCGACACTTTATTTGTGGGTGATGTGGGCAGACCCGATCTGTTTGGTGCCGCAATCAGCAAAGAAGAGTTGGCCTCCCGTATGTATGATTCGCTGAATGAAGTTAAAAAGCTTCCTGATCATGTGATAGTGTATCCGGCACATGGACCGGGATCTTCCTGCGGAAAAAATATCGGCAAAGAAACCTGGAGTACCATTGGTCAGCAAAAGAAGCTGAACTATGCACTGCAGGACATTAGCCGCGAAGATTTCATAAAAGCTATTACAACCGGCCTGTCACGTCCGCCGCAGTATTTTCCTTTAAATGCAAAGATTAACAAACAAGGTTATGCCCCTCTTGATGATATCTTGCATAAAAGCATGCGCCCGCTATCACCCGAAGCATTTATGCATGAAATGGAGAAGGGGACGCTGGTAATTGACACCCGGCATGAAAGCGTATTTGAAAAGGGATTTGTTCCGGGCTCAGTATTTATTGGCCTGAACGGCCGTTTTGCAGAATGGGTGGGAACGCTGGTAAACATAGATGAACCGGTTCTGCTGGTAACTGAACCTGGAAAAGAAAAGGAAGCGATAATCAGGATGTCGAGAGTAGGTTATGACAACGTGATTGGTTTTCTTGAAGGCGGGTTTGACAACTGGAAAAATAAGGGAAACGCCTGTGATATGGTAATATCCATTGATGCGGAAGAATTTAATCTGGACTATAAGCACGACAGTATTAACGTGGTGGATGTGAGAAAAGAAAGCGAATATGAGAATGGTCATGTAGAAGGTGCGGTAAATGTAGTGCTGCAGCAGTTTGATGAGCAACTCAGTAAATTAGCTGACAAGGAAGATCTGTACATACATTGCCAGGCCGGTTACCGCTCTATGATAGCCGCATCGCTGCTTAAACGAAATGGTATTCACAGCTTAAAAAATATTTTAGGCGGATGGCAGGCTATTGCCAAAACCGATATCCCCGTCGAATTGCCAAAGTTTTCGGTTTCCTGA
- a CDS encoding AsmA-like C-terminal region-containing protein — MTKKTKRYIRNGAIGLVIFFILIITGGYLLAKMYKNEILAEVNRSISDKISGTLEIKDIDFTVLHNFPSFSLTLQDAVLRDSLYPVHHVELFHAKKITLQLILRRLLLGELKLKSITISDASVSLVKMKNGYSNTSIIRKNSAAPKDTASQSSFTASIDKVLWKNVQFSMVDSAKNKWFKIQFKDLEQKLDMSPAHINDKMTGTIYFGGLAFNADKGSYLTNKTVKVELNADFNIAEKKLTLTSSTLEVDKKKLLLRGNFTFSDTSHMHLEIDAPDISVEQANSIVTQHIAAKLIVFKFEKPLIAAIRIDGPLYPGSKPAVDVFFKTTDNVLSMKTKTFTEVNALGWFMNHADSTQINDDHNSKVILARFNANLGGIPIKSKVAITDLIKPSMLMNANVNMDLAEVYGIVDTSKFLFNSGKLDIAFKYDGKLMEYVDTITNRFLAEITGSVHLSNASFEYVPRRFVFSDVNAVMLFGDSMLKINELRMKVNENAISVTGQVIHFIPFLFVPGQSLFADLMVKAGVINFNNFASDSKAAKTAPKKSAGKKKKSSQKQINNSIDNIFKTMQADILLEADKVISGKFSASDIGGHIVMNEDFLRFNNLQMNTSGGTFLLNGGITNLQKAPYKMAITASIGNADISSLFYSFNNFNQKAITNDNLKGRLTANINFSSLLKKDYAVDPQSMRGTIKMSIRNGALVNLEGLDKISEYVFKNRDFSNIEFAQLKDTITINGQKMTLSRMQIQSNVATLYVEGTYGFNGGTDISIQIPLSNLKKRGKDYKPTNVSADTKLGASVFLRMRDGADGKIQVAYDPLKDYYKDKDLASGSSQNTIAGENKNSNSALPADSTEEKKNKKKQKK, encoded by the coding sequence GTGACGAAGAAGACAAAAAGATATATCAGGAATGGCGCCATAGGCCTCGTAATATTTTTTATTTTAATTATTACAGGAGGTTACCTGCTTGCCAAAATGTATAAGAACGAAATCCTGGCGGAAGTCAACCGGTCCATAAGCGATAAAATAAGTGGCACCCTTGAAATCAAAGACATTGATTTCACTGTCTTGCATAACTTTCCAAGTTTCTCGCTTACCCTTCAGGATGCTGTATTGCGAGATTCACTGTATCCGGTACACCATGTTGAACTATTTCATGCAAAAAAAATTACCCTTCAGCTTATACTGAGAAGACTCCTGTTAGGTGAATTGAAACTGAAGAGTATCACCATCTCCGATGCTTCCGTTTCGCTTGTAAAAATGAAAAACGGATACAGTAATACCAGTATCATCCGGAAAAATTCAGCGGCCCCTAAAGACACTGCATCCCAATCTTCTTTCACGGCATCCATTGATAAGGTATTATGGAAGAATGTGCAATTCAGCATGGTGGATTCCGCGAAAAACAAATGGTTCAAAATTCAGTTTAAAGACTTGGAACAGAAACTTGATATGTCACCCGCGCATATCAACGATAAGATGACAGGGACAATCTATTTTGGGGGACTTGCCTTCAATGCCGACAAAGGCAGTTACCTCACCAATAAGACCGTGAAAGTTGAGCTGAATGCTGATTTTAATATTGCAGAAAAGAAGCTGACACTGACTTCTTCCACGCTTGAAGTTGACAAGAAAAAACTGCTCCTGCGTGGCAATTTCACCTTCAGCGATACCTCGCACATGCATCTTGAAATAGATGCTCCTGACATATCTGTTGAACAGGCAAATTCGATTGTGACGCAGCACATTGCCGCAAAACTGATTGTATTTAAGTTTGAAAAACCGCTCATCGCCGCTATCAGGATTGACGGACCTTTGTATCCCGGAAGTAAGCCTGCCGTAGATGTATTTTTCAAGACAACCGACAACGTGCTGAGCATGAAAACCAAAACATTTACAGAAGTGAATGCATTGGGCTGGTTTATGAATCATGCCGATTCCACACAAATAAACGATGATCACAATTCAAAGGTGATATTAGCCCGGTTTAATGCCAACCTCGGTGGTATTCCCATTAAGTCGAAGGTGGCCATCACCGATCTTATCAAGCCTTCGATGCTGATGAATGCTAATGTGAATATGGACCTTGCAGAGGTCTATGGAATTGTGGATACCTCGAAATTCCTCTTCAATTCCGGAAAACTGGACATTGCTTTTAAATATGACGGCAAGCTGATGGAATATGTTGATACCATTACCAACCGTTTCCTTGCAGAAATTACAGGGAGCGTTCACCTCAGCAATGCATCGTTTGAGTATGTGCCGCGCCGTTTTGTTTTTTCCGATGTAAATGCTGTTATGTTGTTTGGAGATTCCATGCTTAAGATTAATGAGCTGCGCATGAAGGTGAATGAAAATGCAATAAGTGTAACGGGCCAGGTTATTCATTTTATCCCGTTTCTGTTTGTGCCGGGGCAATCACTTTTTGCAGACCTGATGGTAAAAGCCGGTGTCATCAACTTCAACAACTTTGCATCGGACAGTAAGGCCGCGAAGACAGCCCCGAAAAAAAGCGCCGGCAAGAAGAAGAAATCTTCGCAAAAACAAATCAATAATTCTATTGATAACATCTTTAAGACAATGCAGGCAGACATTCTGCTGGAGGCAGACAAGGTTATTTCAGGTAAGTTTTCCGCCAGCGATATTGGCGGACATATCGTTATGAATGAAGATTTCCTGCGGTTCAACAACCTGCAAATGAATACCTCGGGCGGAACGTTTTTATTAAACGGCGGCATAACAAACCTGCAGAAAGCGCCCTATAAGATGGCTATAACCGCTTCTATAGGTAACGCGGATATCAGTTCACTCTTCTACTCTTTCAACAATTTTAATCAGAAGGCCATCACAAATGACAATCTGAAAGGCCGGCTTACTGCCAATATTAATTTCAGCAGCCTCCTTAAAAAGGATTACGCCGTTGACCCGCAATCGATGCGCGGCACGATCAAAATGTCAATCAGAAACGGAGCGCTGGTGAACCTGGAAGGCCTCGACAAGATTTCGGAGTACGTTTTCAAGAACAGGGATTTCAGCAATATTGAATTTGCGCAGTTAAAGGATACCATAACCATCAATGGGCAGAAGATGACGCTTTCACGCATGCAAATTCAATCCAATGTAGCTACGTTATATGTGGAGGGCACATATGGATTTAACGGTGGTACGGACATCAGTATTCAGATACCGCTGAGCAATCTGAAGAAGCGCGGGAAAGATTACAAACCCACTAACGTAAGTGCCGATACTAAACTTGGTGCCAGCGTTTTCCTGCGCATGCGTGATGGGGCAGATGGTAAGATTCAGGTGGCTTATGATCCGCTAAAGGATTATTATAAAGACAAAGACCTTGCATCCGGCTCATCTCAAAATACCATCGCCGGTGAGAACAAGAACAGTAATTCGGCGTTGCCCGCAGACAGTACGGAAGAAAAGAAAAATAAGAAGAAGCAGAAAAAGTAA
- a CDS encoding CotH kinase family protein, whose protein sequence is MLLFSIATVHAQSLPFNPLFDVSKVNSIYIIIDEDSLAALYTYVESNHEYKVIFIYDDGTQRDTLSNTGFRLRGNTSRYSAKKSFKVSFNTYDPGRKYEGFEKLNLNGSHNDPSMVREKLFYDAWNKFGMPARRSSFVRVYINDLYYGLYTNLEEMDENWCKERFGDDSGNRYKCTYPSDLTYEGPDQQAYKSIQSAAATGGRAYDLQNNQPADDYSDLVQFITVLNQSSLSDLPCALEKVFDVDAFLRAYAMDVASGNWDDYAFNKNNYYLYHNPFTDKLEFIAYDCDNTFGVDWIGIDWTTRSVYSWENAIERPLVSRLLDVPEYKDRYSYYLNLLVNTVLNPVSIGPHIDSMKNLITDAALEDEYKGYDWGYTDNDFLNSFGSNGIDGHTPYGVKNFIAARKTAAQSELALNNIVPVLRDERFDPVLPEAGEEINVMVTAFDNVSVSSVKIFYGTDSLSFTSASLFDDGLHNDGLSGDALYGVQLPSVAVNGYLYYHLEATDNSSITSRHPLCGESRIKIGFEPPAIYINEFLAANNTVIGDNAGEFDDYVELYNAGTVPVYLGNKYLTDDFQDPSKWRMPAITLNADAYLLFWTDNDPEQGFDHSNFSLNADGEQIGLFASAEEHFAAIDTFSFGVQATDVAVGRLPNGTGPFGNLAAPTPGFNNYAVGIATPFSNGNFLQILSSPSSTAAVIQLSLSDASSKIRLQLFSIRGVLLKEIQPEGLVAGRYFFPLETGMLPPGIYFIKATIDGTGLVKKLVVQ, encoded by the coding sequence TTGTTACTGTTCTCTATTGCTACTGTTCACGCGCAATCATTGCCATTTAATCCATTGTTTGATGTATCGAAAGTGAACAGCATATACATTATCATAGATGAAGATTCGCTCGCTGCATTATATACCTACGTGGAAAGCAATCATGAATACAAGGTCATATTCATCTATGATGATGGCACGCAACGCGATACACTGTCCAACACCGGTTTCAGGCTGCGGGGCAATACCTCCCGCTATTCGGCTAAAAAATCGTTTAAGGTTTCTTTCAACACCTATGATCCGGGAAGAAAATACGAAGGATTTGAAAAGTTAAATCTGAATGGTTCACATAATGACCCAAGTATGGTGCGTGAAAAGTTATTTTACGATGCATGGAATAAATTCGGAATGCCTGCAAGGAGAAGTTCTTTCGTGCGCGTTTACATCAATGATCTCTATTATGGACTTTATACAAATTTGGAGGAGATGGATGAAAACTGGTGCAAAGAACGATTTGGTGATGACAGCGGCAACCGGTATAAATGCACCTATCCCAGTGATCTTACCTACGAAGGTCCGGATCAGCAGGCCTATAAATCTATACAGTCAGCCGCTGCAACCGGCGGCAGGGCATATGACCTGCAAAACAATCAGCCGGCCGATGATTACAGCGACCTTGTCCAGTTTATCACGGTGCTTAATCAGTCATCATTAAGTGATCTTCCCTGTGCGCTGGAAAAAGTTTTTGATGTGGATGCATTTTTACGTGCCTATGCCATGGATGTGGCATCCGGTAACTGGGATGACTATGCATTTAACAAAAACAATTATTATCTCTATCATAATCCTTTTACTGATAAGCTTGAATTTATTGCATACGACTGCGATAATACTTTTGGCGTTGACTGGATTGGCATTGACTGGACCACGCGATCTGTTTACAGCTGGGAAAATGCGATTGAAAGGCCATTGGTATCGCGCCTGCTCGATGTGCCGGAATATAAAGACCGCTACAGCTATTACCTCAACCTGCTGGTGAATACCGTACTCAATCCTGTCAGCATAGGGCCGCATATTGACAGCATGAAAAACCTGATTACCGATGCTGCCCTGGAAGATGAATACAAAGGTTACGATTGGGGTTACACGGATAATGATTTTCTGAATTCATTTGGCAGCAATGGCATCGATGGCCACACTCCTTACGGGGTCAAGAATTTTATTGCGGCGCGGAAAACTGCGGCACAATCGGAGCTGGCATTAAACAATATTGTGCCGGTGCTGCGTGATGAACGTTTTGATCCGGTGTTGCCCGAAGCAGGGGAAGAAATTAATGTTATGGTTACGGCATTTGATAATGTAAGCGTCAGCAGCGTGAAGATTTTTTACGGCACCGATTCACTTTCCTTTACATCAGCTTCACTCTTTGATGATGGGCTGCATAATGATGGATTATCGGGCGATGCGCTTTACGGCGTTCAACTTCCATCGGTCGCCGTTAATGGTTATCTCTATTATCACCTGGAGGCAACCGACAATAGTAGTATCACCTCGCGGCATCCATTGTGCGGCGAATCGCGCATTAAGATTGGATTTGAACCACCAGCTATTTATATCAATGAGTTTCTTGCAGCAAATAATACGGTGATCGGTGACAACGCAGGGGAGTTTGATGATTATGTTGAACTGTATAATGCCGGTACTGTACCGGTTTATCTTGGCAATAAATACCTGACCGATGATTTCCAGGATCCGTCAAAGTGGCGCATGCCGGCCATCACCCTCAACGCCGATGCATACCTTCTCTTCTGGACCGACAATGATCCTGAACAAGGCTTTGATCATTCAAATTTCAGCCTCAATGCAGATGGAGAACAAATAGGGCTATTTGCCTCTGCGGAAGAACATTTTGCTGCAATCGATACCTTCAGTTTTGGAGTGCAGGCAACAGATGTTGCTGTTGGAAGATTGCCCAATGGCACCGGCCCTTTTGGCAACCTTGCCGCACCAACACCGGGATTTAATAATTATGCTGTTGGCATTGCCACGCCATTCAGTAACGGCAATTTTCTGCAAATTCTTTCCAGCCCGTCCTCCACGGCGGCAGTCATTCAACTTAGCTTGTCTGATGCTTCATCCAAAATCCGGCTGCAGTTATTTTCCATAAGAGGAGTGCTGCTGAAGGAAATACAGCCGGAAGGACTTGTCGCCGGCCGATATTTCTTCCCGTTGGAAACAGGAATGCTACCTCCGGGCATATATTTTATTAAAGCAACTATTGACGGAACCGGGCTCGTCAAAAAATTAGTGGTGCAATAA
- a CDS encoding OmpA family protein produces the protein MKPCIHCFLFLFLFAASSSTAQIVNPQKMLEGKMIKKTNQAIDKKTDAAIDSLLLDKTNSGPVEKTQNTGIKQETAAQTDTAVAVTQKQESVLQTYSKFDFVAGERVIFYDDFSQDNVGDLPVAWNTNGSAEIVTNNLYDGHWMQVISRNSVWTEALLNLPENYTIEFDIIPIKGEDAGMAGYHFRLMQSINEKSFDPGSVPGKAGFQFKCEYFGRPGYSTYINGNEGQGLALSGVKEDKNLFEKINQKYHISIWVQKSRIRLYQNETKLFDLPKAFPVSTVKMDRIRFEDGAALISNVRIAIGNPDMRSKLLTEGKLVTYGIYFDVNKDVVKPESYGTLKSIADVLSENPSVRIKIVGHTDADGNAAANLDLSKRRAAAVKNELTGNFGIDASRMEIDGKGAAQPVAPNDNSTNKALNRRVEFIKL, from the coding sequence ATGAAACCGTGTATTCACTGCTTCTTATTCCTGTTCCTGTTCGCCGCTTCAAGCAGCACAGCGCAGATTGTTAATCCGCAAAAAATGCTGGAAGGAAAAATGATAAAGAAAACCAACCAGGCGATTGATAAAAAAACTGACGCGGCAATTGACAGCCTCTTGCTGGATAAAACTAACTCCGGTCCGGTTGAAAAAACGCAAAACACCGGAATAAAACAAGAAACTGCTGCGCAAACGGATACCGCTGTCGCTGTCACACAAAAGCAAGAGTCTGTCTTGCAAACATATTCAAAGTTTGATTTTGTGGCCGGCGAAAGGGTGATCTTTTACGATGATTTCAGCCAGGATAATGTTGGTGACTTACCTGTTGCCTGGAACACTAACGGTTCTGCCGAAATCGTCACCAATAATCTGTATGACGGACACTGGATGCAGGTAATTTCCCGGAATTCAGTGTGGACGGAGGCATTGCTCAACCTTCCGGAAAATTATACCATTGAATTTGATATTATACCTATCAAAGGAGAAGATGCGGGAATGGCCGGCTATCACTTCCGCCTGATGCAAAGCATCAACGAAAAGTCATTCGACCCCGGATCCGTGCCGGGCAAGGCAGGCTTTCAGTTTAAATGCGAATATTTCGGAAGGCCGGGTTACAGCACGTATATCAATGGCAATGAAGGCCAGGGACTGGCATTGAGCGGAGTTAAAGAAGACAAGAACCTCTTCGAAAAAATTAATCAAAAATATCACATCTCTATATGGGTGCAGAAATCCAGGATAAGACTGTATCAGAATGAAACCAAATTATTCGACCTGCCGAAAGCATTTCCAGTGAGCACGGTTAAGATGGACAGGATTCGGTTTGAAGACGGAGCAGCACTCATCAGCAATGTGCGAATTGCCATTGGCAATCCCGACATGCGCAGTAAACTACTTACAGAAGGTAAGCTGGTCACCTATGGAATCTACTTCGATGTAAACAAAGATGTGGTGAAACCTGAATCATATGGCACGCTAAAGAGTATAGCTGACGTTCTCAGCGAAAACCCGTCAGTGCGGATAAAAATTGTAGGACATACGGATGCTGATGGTAATGCTGCCGCCAACCTCGATCTTTCAAAACGAAGGGCTGCCGCCGTGAAGAATGAACTCACCGGCAATTTCGGAATTGATGCATCACGTATGGAAATCGATGGCAAGGGGGCAGCGCAACCGGTTGCGCCCAATGACAACAGCACTAATAAAGCACTTAACAGGCGGGTGGAATTCATAAAGCTTTGA